One genomic window of Staphylococcus hsinchuensis includes the following:
- the dinB gene encoding DNA polymerase IV produces MSERRIIHIDMDYFFAQVEMRDNPELKGKPVIVGGKASNRGVVSTASYEARKYGVHSAMPMVQAHKLCPDGYYVTPHFERYREASQQIMDIFKSYTDIVEPLSLDEAYLDITHLVRPDLPASHIAQFIRRDILEATQLTASAGVSYNKFLAKLASGMNKPNGLTVIDYNNVHEILMGLDIGGFPGVGKASKAKMHENNIYTGQDLYDTSERELIRLFGKRGHGLYNKARGIDYNPVKSTRIRKSVGTERTFATDMNDDDTILQKIWELSCKTSERLAKIQKSGKTVTVKIKTFQYETLSKQRSLRDPVKSETDIYNIAYELYTDLKNPDVPIRLVGVTVGNLEEVSFVNMTIYDYL; encoded by the coding sequence ATGTCTGAACGTAGAATTATACATATAGATATGGATTATTTTTTTGCTCAAGTAGAAATGAGAGATAATCCAGAATTAAAAGGGAAACCAGTCATCGTGGGAGGTAAAGCAAGTAACCGTGGCGTAGTGTCTACGGCCTCATATGAAGCAAGAAAATATGGTGTGCACTCTGCTATGCCTATGGTACAAGCACATAAATTATGTCCAGACGGTTATTATGTCACGCCTCATTTTGAAAGATATCGTGAAGCATCTCAACAAATAATGGATATCTTTAAAAGTTATACAGATATCGTTGAACCATTATCTTTAGATGAAGCTTACTTAGATATCACGCATCTAGTTAGACCAGATTTACCAGCATCTCACATCGCTCAATTTATCAGACGAGATATATTAGAAGCTACACAATTAACTGCCTCAGCAGGTGTCTCATATAATAAGTTTCTTGCAAAGTTAGCCAGTGGAATGAATAAACCCAATGGTCTTACAGTTATAGATTATAACAATGTACACGAAATATTAATGGGACTTGATATAGGTGGGTTTCCAGGGGTGGGGAAAGCATCTAAAGCAAAGATGCATGAAAATAACATCTATACAGGTCAAGATTTATATGATACGAGCGAACGTGAGTTAATAAGATTATTCGGTAAGAGAGGTCATGGTTTATACAATAAAGCGAGAGGGATAGATTATAATCCTGTTAAATCGACTAGAATTAGAAAATCTGTAGGGACAGAACGTACATTTGCTACAGATATGAACGATGACGATACAATTTTACAAAAAATATGGGAATTAAGTTGTAAAACGTCAGAGAGGTTAGCCAAAATTCAAAAATCAGGTAAGACTGTCACGGTTAAAATTAAAACATTTCAATATGAAACACTATCCAAACAACGGAGTCTCAGAGACCCGGTAAAAAGTGAAACTGATATCTATAATATTGCATATGAATTGTATACTGATTTAAAAAATCCTGATGTACCTATTAGATTAGTTGGGGTTACAGTAGGCAATCTAGAAGAAGTTTCTTTTGTGAATATGACTATTTATGATTATTTGTAA
- the rlmD gene encoding 23S rRNA (uracil(1939)-C(5))-methyltransferase RlmD, with product MSTLQKNDIHRGRVIDLTHEGHGVIKIDRYPIFIPQALIGEEIEYKVIKVKKNFAIGKLLNVLKESEDRVEPPCVYYYKCGGCQLQHMTYEAQLAMKKEQVVNLFHRKGGFEDVIIHDTIGMENPWRYRNKSQIPVGTNKDQQAIMGFYRQRSHQIIDMDECLIQAPIHQEIMNKVKQWFNELNVSIYDEQKKQGLMRHVVIRTGHYSGEVMVIFVTNGKKFKESNIFVERLQEAFPQIVSIKQNINTSHSNVIMGPQSVTLIGKDTLQDTLSEVEFKMSDQSFYQINTEQTEHLYQRALDYANLQGEEIVLDTYCGIGTIGLYMAQQAKHVYGVEVVQDAIDNAQDNATKNRFNNTTFVCGKAEEVILKWKAQGIKPDVVMIDPPRKGCDETFLNTVLELNPKRIVYISCNPSTQQRDAKILDQQYKLKQITPVDMFPQTTHVETVAQFDRK from the coding sequence ATGAGTACACTACAAAAAAATGATATACACCGAGGTCGTGTCATCGACCTTACTCACGAAGGACATGGAGTAATAAAAATTGACCGTTATCCTATTTTCATCCCACAAGCTTTAATAGGTGAAGAGATAGAGTACAAAGTGATTAAAGTTAAGAAAAATTTTGCCATAGGTAAACTATTAAATGTCCTTAAAGAAAGTGAGGACCGAGTTGAACCACCTTGTGTTTATTATTATAAATGCGGTGGATGTCAGCTGCAGCATATGACATACGAAGCACAATTAGCTATGAAAAAAGAACAAGTGGTAAATTTATTTCATAGAAAGGGTGGTTTCGAAGATGTCATTATTCACGATACAATTGGCATGGAAAATCCTTGGCGATACAGAAACAAATCTCAAATTCCAGTAGGTACAAATAAAGACCAACAAGCCATCATGGGTTTTTATCGTCAACGTAGTCATCAGATTATTGATATGGATGAATGTTTAATACAAGCGCCAATACATCAAGAAATTATGAATAAAGTCAAACAATGGTTCAATGAATTAAATGTCAGTATTTATGATGAACAAAAGAAACAGGGGCTTATGAGACATGTTGTAATTCGTACAGGACATTACTCTGGCGAGGTCATGGTAATTTTTGTTACTAATGGTAAGAAATTCAAAGAAAGTAATATTTTTGTAGAGAGATTACAAGAGGCGTTTCCACAAATTGTTAGCATCAAACAGAATATTAACACGTCCCATTCAAATGTGATTATGGGCCCACAATCAGTAACGTTGATTGGAAAGGATACGCTACAAGATACGTTATCTGAAGTCGAATTTAAAATGAGTGATCAGTCATTTTATCAAATTAATACAGAACAAACTGAACATCTATACCAACGTGCTTTAGACTATGCGAATTTACAAGGTGAAGAGATTGTACTAGATACTTATTGTGGAATTGGTACGATTGGTCTTTATATGGCACAACAAGCGAAACACGTTTACGGTGTTGAAGTAGTGCAAGATGCAATCGATAACGCACAAGATAATGCGACTAAAAATCGATTCAACAATACGACTTTTGTCTGTGGTAAAGCAGAAGAAGTTATTTTAAAATGGAAAGCTCAAGGAATCAAGCCTGATGTAGTGATGATTGATCCGCCACGTAAGGGATGCGATGAAACATTCTTAAACACAGTTTTAGAACTCAACCCTAAAAGAATCGTTTATATTTCATGTAATCCATCCACTCAACAAAGAGATGCAAAAATTTTAGATCAACAATACAAACTTAAACAGATTACACCCGTCGACATGTTTCCACAAACGACACATGTTGAAACCGTAGCTCAATTTGATAGAAAATAA
- a CDS encoding 3'-5' exonuclease — MRKELHSMSDNAYIALDFETANGKRTSICSVGMVKVINHQITETFYTLVNPKDYFSQQNINVHGIHPDDVIHAPTFDIVFPHMMNFIDGLPVVAHNAAFDMNVLHESIRAIGHKTPNLVYFCSLQLSRKTITNHRYGLNYMMEYYNLDFKGHHDALNDAKACAMITYRLLKHYNDLSTMLNIYGKNLQDKDALK, encoded by the coding sequence ATGAGAAAGGAACTACATTCGATGAGTGATAATGCCTACATTGCCCTAGATTTTGAAACAGCGAATGGCAAACGCACAAGTATTTGTTCAGTCGGTATGGTTAAAGTCATTAATCATCAAATTACCGAAACATTTTATACGTTAGTTAACCCAAAAGATTATTTTTCACAACAAAATATCAACGTCCACGGCATTCATCCCGATGATGTGATACATGCTCCGACGTTTGATATCGTGTTTCCACATATGATGAACTTTATCGACGGTTTGCCTGTTGTAGCACATAATGCTGCATTTGATATGAATGTATTGCATGAAAGTATTAGAGCTATCGGTCATAAAACGCCCAATCTAGTTTATTTTTGTTCTCTTCAACTTTCTAGAAAAACAATTACAAATCATCGTTATGGGTTAAATTACATGATGGAATATTACAATTTAGACTTCAAAGGACATCATGATGCACTCAATGATGCAAAAGCATGTGCAATGATTACATACCGTTTATTAAAGCACTATAACGATTTATCTACTATGCTCAATATTTACGGTAAAAATCTACAGGACAAAGATGCATTGAAATAA
- the gatB gene encoding Asp-tRNA(Asn)/Glu-tRNA(Gln) amidotransferase subunit GatB — MHFETVIGLEVHVELKTDSKIFSPSPAHFGAEPNSNTNVIDLGYPGVLPVLNRRAVDWSMRAAMALNMDIATESKFDRKNYFYPDNPKAYQISQFDQPIGENGYIDIEVDGETKRIGITRLHMEEDAGKSTHKEGYSLVDLNRQGTPLIEIVSEPDIRSPQEAYAYLEKLRSIIQYTGVSDCKMEEGSLRCDANISLRPYGQEEFGTKAELKNLNSFTFVRKGLEYEEKRQEEELLNGGEILQETRRFDESTGKTTLMRVKEGSDDYRYFPEPDIVPLHVDEDWKARVRETIPELPDQRKEKYVNDYGLPAYDAHVLTLTKEMSDFFEGAVAEGADIKLTSNWLMGGVNEYLNKHQVELLDTQLTPENLAGMIKLIEDGTMSSKIAKKVFPELAENGGDAKQIMEDKGLVQISDEDTLLKFVNEALDNNPQSVEDYQNGKDKAMGYLVGQIMKASKGQANPQLVNKLLKQELDKR, encoded by the coding sequence ATGCATTTTGAAACAGTAATTGGACTTGAAGTCCATGTTGAGTTAAAAACAGATTCTAAAATATTCTCTCCATCACCTGCACATTTCGGAGCAGAGCCTAACTCAAACACAAACGTAATCGACTTAGGTTATCCTGGTGTGTTACCAGTATTAAATAGACGTGCTGTGGACTGGTCTATGAGAGCTGCGATGGCTTTAAATATGGATATTGCAACAGAATCTAAATTTGATCGTAAAAACTATTTCTATCCAGATAATCCAAAGGCATATCAAATCTCACAATTTGATCAACCTATCGGAGAAAACGGATATATTGATATCGAAGTTGATGGAGAAACGAAACGTATCGGTATTACGCGTTTACACATGGAAGAAGATGCCGGTAAATCAACACATAAAGAAGGTTATTCTTTAGTTGATTTGAATAGACAAGGCACGCCTTTAATTGAGATTGTATCAGAGCCAGACATCCGCTCACCACAAGAAGCTTACGCCTATTTAGAGAAATTACGTTCAATCATCCAATATACAGGTGTTTCTGACTGTAAAATGGAAGAAGGTTCATTACGTTGTGATGCGAATATTTCTTTACGTCCATATGGTCAAGAAGAGTTTGGTACAAAAGCAGAACTTAAAAACTTAAACTCATTTACATTTGTGCGTAAAGGGTTAGAATACGAAGAGAAACGCCAAGAAGAAGAATTGCTTAATGGTGGAGAAATCTTACAAGAAACACGTCGTTTTGATGAGTCTACAGGTAAAACCACACTAATGCGTGTTAAGGAAGGCTCAGACGATTATAGATACTTCCCAGAACCTGATATCGTTCCACTTCATGTAGACGAAGATTGGAAAGCGCGCGTGCGTGAAACGATTCCTGAATTACCAGACCAAAGAAAAGAAAAATATGTTAATGATTACGGATTACCAGCATATGATGCACACGTTCTTACGTTAACTAAAGAAATGTCTGATTTCTTTGAAGGTGCAGTAGCTGAAGGTGCTGACATTAAATTAACATCTAACTGGTTAATGGGCGGAGTAAATGAATATCTTAATAAACATCAAGTAGAATTATTAGATACTCAGTTAACACCTGAAAACCTTGCTGGTATGATTAAATTAATCGAAGACGGTACAATGAGTAGTAAGATCGCTAAAAAAGTCTTCCCTGAATTAGCAGAAAATGGCGGAGATGCAAAACAAATTATGGAAGATAAAGGTTTAGTCCAAATTTCGGATGAAGATACTTTATTAAAATTCGTAAACGAAGCTTTAGATAATAACCCACAATCTGTAGAAGATTATCAAAATGGTAAAGATAAAGCGATGGGTTATTTAGTAGGACAAATTATGAAAGCTTCTAAAGGGCAAGCGAATCCTCAATTAGTTAATAAACTATTGAAACAAGAGTTAGATAAACGCTAA
- the ftnA gene encoding H-type ferritin FtnA translates to MLNKDLLNALNEQMNHEFYAAHAYMAMAAYCDKESYDGFANFYIEQAKEERFHGQKIYDYINDRGEHAIFSSISTPKSDFNSILETFEDGLAQEQDVTKRFYNLSELANNAKDYATISFLNWFLDEQVEEESMFETHIDYLKRIGDDSNTLYLYEKELASRSFDEE, encoded by the coding sequence ATGTTAAACAAAGATTTATTAAATGCTTTAAATGAACAAATGAACCATGAATTTTACGCTGCACACGCTTATATGGCGATGGCGGCATATTGCGACAAAGAATCATATGATGGATTTGCAAACTTCTACATTGAACAAGCTAAAGAAGAAAGATTCCATGGTCAAAAAATATATGACTATATTAATGATCGTGGCGAACACGCAATCTTTTCATCTATTTCAACTCCTAAATCTGACTTCAATAGCATCTTAGAAACATTTGAAGATGGTTTAGCCCAGGAACAAGATGTAACTAAACGTTTTTATAACTTATCAGAGTTAGCTAATAACGCAAAAGACTACGCTACAATTTCATTCTTAAATTGGTTCTTAGATGAACAAGTAGAAGAAGAATCAATGTTTGAAACACACATCGATTATTTAAAACGTATCGGTGACGATAGTAACACGCTTTATCTTTATGAAAAAGAGCTTGCTAGTCGTTCTTTCGATGAAGAATAA
- a CDS encoding FUSC family protein encodes MNEHWYKNIIGARTLKTGLATFLTALFCLLLNLNPIFAILTAIVTIEPTAKASIKKGYKRLPATIIGALFSVLFTFLLGDGNALTYALSATFTIVLCTKLNLHVGTTVATLTAMAMIPGIHEAYLYNFFSRLLTAMIGLVTAALVNFIILPPKYYDQVNDSINKTETEMYQLFNERVKQLLMGKYSANNAYKRLSALMRLTQKIETLLTYQKDELGYHKHRDDEWIQIKSLTTRAHTNRLFITHLSNIVYLPKDTNIKFTQEERLAILYIAESISDIQATGHFERQKNSVSVLKSSVKQLDEFDKHQLKSHVIYEILLIYRILDHRFA; translated from the coding sequence ATGAATGAACATTGGTATAAAAATATTATAGGCGCCAGAACTTTGAAGACAGGTTTAGCTACCTTTCTAACGGCTTTATTTTGCTTGTTGCTAAATCTAAATCCTATATTCGCCATTTTAACAGCTATCGTAACGATTGAACCTACAGCTAAAGCTTCAATTAAAAAAGGTTATAAAAGATTACCAGCGACGATAATTGGAGCACTATTTTCTGTGTTATTTACTTTTTTACTCGGTGATGGAAATGCATTAACTTATGCTTTAAGTGCCACTTTCACAATTGTGTTGTGTACAAAGCTCAATTTACACGTTGGAACTACTGTTGCTACGTTAACAGCTATGGCTATGATTCCTGGTATACATGAAGCATACCTCTACAATTTCTTTTCAAGATTGCTCACAGCGATGATTGGTCTTGTTACAGCAGCTTTAGTGAATTTTATCATTTTACCACCTAAATACTACGACCAAGTAAACGACAGTATTAATAAGACGGAAACAGAAATGTATCAGTTATTCAACGAACGTGTGAAACAACTTTTAATGGGTAAGTATTCAGCAAATAATGCTTATAAAAGACTTTCTGCATTAATGCGCCTTACGCAAAAAATAGAAACATTACTCACTTATCAAAAAGATGAATTAGGTTACCATAAGCATCGTGATGATGAATGGATCCAAATCAAATCGTTAACAACCCGAGCGCATACAAATCGCTTATTTATTACACATTTATCAAATATTGTTTATTTACCCAAAGATACGAATATTAAATTTACGCAAGAAGAACGTTTAGCTATTCTCTATATTGCTGAAAGTATTAGTGATATCCAGGCTACAGGCCACTTCGAACGTCAAAAAAATTCTGTCTCAGTATTAAAGAGTTCTGTTAAACAACTTGATGAATTTGATAAACATCAACTTAAGAGTCACGTTATTTATGAAATTTTATTAATATATCGCATTCTCGATCATCGATTTGCATAA
- a CDS encoding diacylglycerol kinase, whose protein sequence is MRKRVRIIYNPTSGKELFKRTLPDVLIRLEKAGFETSAYATEREGDATIEAQRCLEHNYDVLIAAGGDGTLNEVINGIAEHPERPSIGIIPMGTVNDFGRALHLPTDIMSAIDVIIEGHTTRVDIGKMNSRYFINLAAGGQLTQVSYETPSKLKSIVGPLAYYIKGFEMLPQMKAIDIRIEFDDDVFQGEALLFLLGLTNSMGGFEKLVPDAKLDDGYFTLIIVEKANLAELGHIMSLASRGEHTKHPKVHYHKAQSINISSFDDMQLNVDGEYGGKLPGNFLNLKQHIEIFTPDDINNEELIEQ, encoded by the coding sequence ATGAGAAAACGTGTTAGAATCATTTATAACCCGACATCAGGTAAAGAGTTATTTAAAAGGACGTTACCAGATGTGTTAATAAGGTTAGAAAAAGCTGGGTTTGAAACGAGTGCATATGCAACTGAAAGAGAAGGCGATGCGACCATCGAAGCGCAACGTTGTTTAGAACATAATTATGACGTTTTAATTGCAGCTGGTGGCGATGGAACTTTAAATGAGGTTATTAATGGTATAGCCGAACATCCAGAGCGACCATCTATAGGTATCATCCCTATGGGTACAGTGAATGACTTTGGTCGTGCCCTACATTTACCTACAGATATCATGAGTGCAATAGATGTGATTATTGAAGGACATACAACGCGTGTAGATATCGGGAAGATGAATAGTAGATATTTCATAAATCTTGCAGCTGGTGGACAACTTACACAAGTATCTTATGAGACACCAAGTAAATTAAAGTCAATCGTCGGACCATTAGCATATTACATCAAAGGTTTTGAAATGCTACCACAAATGAAAGCAATCGATATTCGCATCGAATTCGATGATGATGTATTCCAAGGAGAAGCTTTATTATTCCTACTTGGTTTAACGAATTCAATGGGAGGCTTTGAGAAGTTAGTACCGGATGCCAAATTGGATGATGGTTACTTCACTTTAATTATAGTAGAAAAAGCCAATCTAGCAGAGTTAGGACATATTATGTCTCTTGCTTCCCGTGGAGAACATACGAAGCATCCTAAAGTACATTACCATAAAGCACAATCTATTAATATTTCTTCATTTGACGATATGCAATTGAATGTCGATGGTGAATATGGAGGAAAATTACCTGGTAATTTCTTAAATTTAAAGCAACATATCGAAATTTTTACGCCGGATGATATTAACAATGAAGAACTCATTGAACAGTAA
- a CDS encoding DUF3267 domain-containing protein gives MFKVNLLSNKKAFERFVLLQFTIVMMCILIFYKVAYTYTHIIEQNILLNVVYGIVGFSILYFIHEFIHNMMFRLLSKGQKPAYQLQYGLLTTHMPNVYFKKWQYLTIMLAPLVIITLILFIVFSNFAFSSIIFMMSFHVGYCVFDLYFLKGVFNSEVKYIEDTTEGIVYYTQAPMQVQTDFK, from the coding sequence ATGTTCAAAGTTAATTTACTTTCAAATAAAAAGGCATTTGAAAGATTTGTTCTTTTACAATTTACAATTGTTATGATGTGCATTCTAATTTTTTATAAAGTTGCTTATACATATACACATATTATAGAACAAAATATTTTGTTAAATGTAGTTTATGGTATTGTAGGATTTAGCATTTTATATTTCATACATGAATTTATTCATAACATGATGTTCCGTTTATTATCAAAAGGACAAAAGCCAGCCTATCAATTACAATACGGTCTCCTTACTACGCACATGCCAAATGTTTATTTTAAAAAATGGCAATACCTCACGATTATGTTAGCACCACTTGTAATTATCACTTTAATTTTATTTATTGTGTTTTCTAACTTTGCTTTTTCATCTATTATTTTTATGATGAGCTTTCACGTAGGATACTGCGTATTCGATCTTTACTTCTTAAAAGGCGTATTCAATAGTGAAGTTAAATATATTGAAGATACGACTGAGGGAATTGTGTATTATACGCAGGCTCCGATGCAAGTACAAACCGATTTTAAATAA
- a CDS encoding type 1 glutamine amidotransferase has translation MRQLTVYHFLPDKLNLYSDIGNILALKQRAKLRNIELKVKDINVTDGITFDACDIFFIGGGSDREQSLATKELSKIKVKLKDAIEDGMPGLTVCGGYQFLGSKYITLDGTELEGLNILDFYTESQQDRLIGDVVINSETFGTIVGFENHGGRTYHQFGSLGKVVNGHGNNGQDAKEGIHYKNLLGTYLHGPILPKNHEITDYLLEKACERKGISFEPQQVNNDEEEAAKKVIIDRVKNK, from the coding sequence ATGCGCCAACTAACCGTCTATCATTTTTTGCCGGATAAGTTAAATTTATATAGTGATATTGGCAATATCCTAGCCTTGAAACAACGAGCTAAATTACGCAATATTGAGTTGAAGGTGAAAGATATCAACGTAACAGATGGTATTACCTTTGACGCTTGTGATATATTCTTTATCGGCGGAGGTAGTGACAGAGAGCAATCATTAGCCACGAAAGAATTAAGTAAAATCAAAGTGAAATTGAAAGATGCTATAGAAGATGGCATGCCAGGCTTAACCGTTTGTGGTGGCTATCAATTTCTCGGTAGCAAATATATAACTTTAGATGGGACAGAGTTAGAAGGTTTAAATATTTTAGATTTCTATACAGAATCTCAACAAGATCGATTGATTGGTGATGTCGTCATTAACAGTGAAACATTCGGAACAATTGTAGGTTTTGAAAATCATGGCGGCCGTACGTATCATCAATTTGGTTCATTAGGTAAAGTTGTAAACGGCCATGGTAATAATGGACAAGATGCGAAAGAGGGCATCCATTATAAAAATTTACTCGGGACATATTTACATGGGCCTATTTTACCTAAGAATCATGAAATCACTGATTACTTGTTAGAGAAAGCATGTGAACGAAAAGGGATTTCGTTTGAGCCACAACAGGTTAATAACGATGAGGAAGAAGCGGCGAAAAAAGTAATTATCGATCGTGTGAAAAATAAATAA
- a CDS encoding Mur ligase family protein has product MKRWSAIQLAKLTRRTSKALGKNGTNLPGKVARTIDKNILKKLATQVDEIVFISGTNGKTTTSNLIGHTLKKNGIKIIHNNEGANMAPGITSSFILQGTQETKVAIIEIDEGSIPRVLNEITPTMMVVTNFFRDQMDRFGEIDIMVDNIAKAIQNKGIKLLLNADDPFVSRLKIASKHVIYYGLKAHAHEFEQSTMNESKYCPNCGKLLYYDYIHYNQLGHYYCSCGFKREATKYEISKFTVNPFIQFSLENQIYNMKLAGDFNAFNAIAAYSVLRELGLNDDSIKKGFETYTSDNGRMQYFSNESKEAMINLAKNPAGMNASLSVGEQIRDNKVYVISLNDYPADGRDTSWIYDADFEKLNDQQLEAIIVTGTRAEELQLRLKLAEIKAPVILERDIHKATAKTMDFKDCYTVAIPNYTSLEPMLEQLNYSFRGKHK; this is encoded by the coding sequence ATGAAACGTTGGAGCGCAATTCAATTAGCAAAATTGACCAGGAGAACGAGTAAAGCTTTAGGGAAAAATGGTACAAATTTACCAGGAAAAGTTGCTAGAACTATAGATAAAAATATATTAAAAAAATTAGCTACACAAGTTGATGAAATTGTATTTATTAGTGGAACCAATGGTAAAACAACAACTTCAAATTTAATCGGCCACACATTAAAAAAGAATGGAATTAAAATTATACATAATAACGAAGGCGCAAATATGGCGCCGGGCATTACCTCTTCATTTATTCTACAAGGTACACAAGAAACAAAAGTCGCGATTATTGAAATTGATGAAGGGTCTATTCCGCGCGTATTAAATGAAATTACACCAACGATGATGGTTGTTACTAACTTCTTTAGAGATCAAATGGATCGATTTGGTGAAATAGATATCATGGTAGATAATATCGCGAAAGCAATTCAAAACAAGGGCATTAAATTACTCTTAAATGCTGATGACCCCTTTGTTAGTAGATTAAAGATTGCGAGTAAACACGTTATTTATTATGGCTTAAAAGCACACGCACATGAGTTTGAACAAAGTACAATGAATGAAAGTAAATACTGTCCAAATTGTGGGAAGCTCTTATATTATGATTATATTCATTATAACCAATTAGGACATTATTATTGTTCATGTGGCTTTAAACGTGAAGCTACCAAGTATGAAATATCGAAATTTACAGTAAATCCATTTATACAGTTTTCTCTCGAAAATCAAATTTATAATATGAAATTAGCAGGAGATTTCAATGCGTTTAACGCAATTGCGGCTTATTCAGTGTTGAGAGAGCTCGGTTTAAATGATGATTCTATTAAAAAAGGATTTGAAACATATACCTCTGATAATGGTCGCATGCAATACTTCAGTAATGAATCGAAAGAGGCAATGATTAATCTAGCTAAAAATCCAGCAGGTATGAATGCTAGTTTATCTGTGGGAGAACAAATACGTGATAATAAAGTTTATGTTATTAGCTTAAATGACTATCCTGCTGATGGTAGAGATACTTCATGGATTTATGATGCAGATTTTGAAAAGTTAAATGACCAACAACTCGAGGCTATCATCGTAACAGGAACAAGAGCAGAAGAATTACAGTTACGCTTGAAACTTGCAGAAATTAAAGCGCCGGTCATTTTGGAAAGAGATATTCATAAAGCTACGGCTAAAACGATGGATTTTAAGGATTGTTATACCGTTGCTATACCTAATTACACATCTTTAGAACCAATGTTAGAGCAACTAAACTACTCTTTTAGGGGGAAACATAAGTAA
- the map gene encoding type I methionyl aminopeptidase: MIVKTQEELDALKDIGYICALVRDKMQAATKPGVTTKELDNIAKDLFEEHGAISAPIHDENFPGQTCISVNEEVAHGIPSIRKIKEGDLVNIDVSALKNGYYADTGISFVVGETDEPIKQKVCDVALEAFDAAMLKVKPGSKLSQIGKAVHATARKNDLTVIKNLTGHGVGQSLHEAPSHVMNYYEPKDKTLLKEGTVIAVEPFISSNATFVSEGKNEWAFETKDKSYVAQIEHTVIVTKEGPLLTTKID; encoded by the coding sequence ATGATAGTAAAAACTCAAGAAGAATTAGATGCATTAAAAGATATTGGCTATATTTGTGCACTAGTTAGAGACAAAATGCAGGCCGCAACAAAGCCTGGAGTGACAACAAAAGAATTAGATAATATCGCTAAAGATTTATTTGAAGAACATGGCGCTATTTCAGCTCCTATTCATGATGAAAACTTTCCGGGACAAACATGTATCAGTGTTAATGAAGAGGTTGCGCATGGCATCCCAAGCATTCGTAAGATTAAAGAAGGCGACTTAGTAAATATTGATGTATCTGCCTTAAAGAATGGTTATTATGCTGATACAGGTATTTCTTTTGTTGTAGGTGAAACTGATGAGCCTATTAAACAAAAGGTTTGCGATGTTGCATTAGAAGCATTTGATGCAGCAATGCTCAAAGTCAAACCAGGCTCTAAATTAAGTCAGATTGGTAAGGCAGTTCATGCAACAGCACGTAAAAATGACTTAACAGTTATAAAGAATTTAACAGGTCACGGCGTAGGACAGTCACTTCACGAAGCACCAAGTCATGTAATGAACTATTATGAACCGAAAGATAAAACGTTACTAAAAGAAGGTACTGTTATCGCAGTCGAACCATTTATCTCATCAAATGCAACATTTGTTTCTGAAGGTAAGAATGAATGGGCTTTTGAGACGAAAGATAAAAGCTATGTAGCGCAAATTGAACATACTGTTATTGTTACGAAAGAAGGACCTTTATTAACTACTAAAATTGATTAG